One region of Glycine max cultivar Williams 82 chromosome 9, Glycine_max_v4.0, whole genome shotgun sequence genomic DNA includes:
- the LOC100777895 gene encoding Protein LOW PSII ACCUMULATION 2, chloroplastic, translated as MLLQTQFLSCWVQHLSPGQTQGRLFLRINIKSEKASSDDSGPSKTGVGFGSSDTAAVPVSSKKKKKAQRERASIIRRSPLEKPAFVSEQQVGKAKEENKNESAFLLAWLGFGVVILVEGIALAASGFLPEQWDQFFVKFLYPSFTPTVFLFVAGAVAYGVFKYLQNEKITEQK; from the exons ATGCTGCTGCAAACTCAATTCCTCTCTTGTTGGGTTCAACACTTGTCTCCCGGGCAAACCCAAGGCAGATTGTTCTTGAGAATCAATATCAAATCAGAAAAGGCTTCTTCAGATGATTCTGGTCCCTCAAAAACCGGGGTGGGGTTTGGATCATCGGACACTGCTGCTGTGCCTGTGAgcagtaaaaagaaaaagaaggcgCAAAGAGAAAGGGCGTCCATAATTCGGCGAAGCCCGCTTGAAAAACCTGCATTTGTTTCTGAACAACAAGTGGGTAAGGCCAAGGAAGAGAACAAAAATGAAAGCGCTTTTCTTCTTGCCTGGCTCGGTTTCGGCGTTGTCATTCTCGTTGAGGGCATTGCTCTTGCTGCATCCG GCTTCCTACCAGAACAATGGGACCAGTTTTTTGTCAAGTTTCTCTATCCATCCTTTACCCCTACAGTTTTCTTGTTTGTTGCCGGAGCAGTTGCATATGGAGTGTTTAAGTATTTGCAGAATGAAAAAATCACAGAGCAGAAATAA